In Haloplanus vescus, a single genomic region encodes these proteins:
- a CDS encoding PadR family transcriptional regulator: MHDLTGFQRDILYVTTGLEEPHGLAIKDELDDYYEQVINHGRLYPNLDDLVNKGLLEKGELDKRTNVYTVTQRGLREIEARREWESQYLEDVNAPTTS, encoded by the coding sequence ATGCACGATCTAACTGGGTTCCAGCGGGATATCTTGTACGTAACCACCGGGCTCGAGGAACCACATGGGCTCGCAATCAAGGACGAACTCGACGACTATTACGAGCAGGTGATCAACCACGGCCGCCTCTATCCGAATCTCGACGATCTCGTCAACAAAGGACTGCTGGAGAAGGGTGAACTCGACAAGCGGACGAACGTGTACACGGTCACGCAGCGCGGATTGCGGGAAATCGAGGCGCGACGTGAGTGGGAAAGTCAGTATTTAGAAGACGTGAACGCACCCACTACGTCGTAG
- a CDS encoding DNA-binding protein translates to MSDLIVKAAVKDALSDHNVSADFYDALNEEVAELLDDAAERAEANDRKTVQPRDL, encoded by the coding sequence ATGTCTGACCTTATCGTCAAAGCAGCCGTGAAGGACGCACTTTCGGACCACAACGTCTCGGCAGATTTCTACGACGCCCTCAACGAAGAGGTCGCCGAACTGCTCGACGACGCCGCAGAGCGTGCCGAGGCCAATGACCGGAAGACGGTCCAGCCCCGCGACCTGTAG